GAGCGAGGGCGACGAGCCGAAACAGGCCGTCACGAAGGTCGGTGAGGGTGACGGACCAGAGGAATCCGAATCGACGGAGGACGAGGGCGACGAGGAGTCGGAACCCGAAACCGGCGACGGACGGGTGTTCGCCGCGCCGAGCACCCGGCGCTACGCTCGCGAGGAGGGCGTCGACCTCGGCGACGTCGACGGCTCCGGCCCCAACGGGCGGGTGCTCCGCGAGGACATCGACGCGCACGCGGGTGAGGAGGGTGGCGACGGCGGCGAGACTGCGGAGGCCGAGTCCCCCGAGTCGGACGGCACGGGAGACCTCCACCCGAGCGTCGACATCGAACCCACGGCGGTCGACGAGGACGAGTCGCGCTCCGAGCGCTACGACCTCTCGGGGCTGCGGGCGCGGATAGCGGAGAACATGACGCGTTCGAAGACCGTCACCGCCCACCTCACCTCGGAGTTCGAGGCGGATGCCACGGAACTCGTCGCGCTGAAAGAGCGGCTCGACGAGAAACACGACGTCCACATCACCTACACGCCGATCCTCCTGAAGGCGATCGTGCCAGCCCTCAAGGAGTTCCCGCTGATGAACGCCAGCATCGACGATACGACGGGAGAGATCGTCGAGAAACACTACTACAACGTCGGCTTCGCGACCCACACGGAGAACGGGCTGATGGTCCCAGTCATCGAGGACGTCGACCAGAAGTCGCTGGTGGAGGTCGCGACGGAG
The Halococcus hamelinensis 100A6 genome window above contains:
- a CDS encoding dihydrolipoamide acetyltransferase family protein gives rise to the protein MSYEFELPDPGEGLTEAEIVSWQVAEGDEVAEDDVLAEVETDKAVTEVPSPVAGTVTEITAEEGETVDVGTVIVVFDGDDEDGSADGEAEDEAEDEEASEDESGEAEPEDGQEEAGEEEDGDQADEGSEGDEPKQAVTKVGEGDGPEESESTEDEGDEESEPETGDGRVFAAPSTRRYAREEGVDLGDVDGSGPNGRVLREDIDAHAGEEGGDGGETAEAESPESDGTGDLHPSVDIEPTAVDEDESRSERYDLSGLRARIAENMTRSKTVTAHLTSEFEADATELVALKERLDEKHDVHITYTPILLKAIVPALKEFPLMNASIDDTTGEIVEKHYYNVGFATHTENGLMVPVIEDVDQKSLVEVATELNDLAEQARERSIDVADLQGGTFTVTNLALDGEHRTGGTPVINHPEAAILGIEPIADKPVAVDGEVEVQTRIPLSLSFDHRLIDGVTANRFMERLIEGIEDPDILLSRL